The proteins below come from a single Rosa rugosa chromosome 2, drRosRugo1.1, whole genome shotgun sequence genomic window:
- the LOC133728204 gene encoding uncharacterized protein LOC133728204, translating into MTEQIFEETKNVQEQKEREVEDPELYRLLVPNAEDLPLVPASAIESNFVSYFAPDFMKPGHDQYVYRHPNGLCVIGLAATHVALKEEGGITAIDFNVGKSDRSGLKVTGKRKKNAQHLESNSALCKVCTKDATYIVRCCVKGSLLEVNDRLIKQPELLNTAADREGYIAIIMPKPADWLKVKDSLLGLEEYKKLREVL; encoded by the exons ATGACAGAGCAAATCTTTGAAGAAACAAAGAATGTACAAGAACAAAAGGAACGAGAAGTAGAAGACCCGGAGCTGTATAGGCTTCTGGTACCCAATGCCGAAGACCTTCCTCTCGTTCCTGCCTCAGCTATTGAATCCAACTTTGTCTCTTATTTTGCTCCAG ATTTTATGAAACCAGGACATGACCAATATGTTTATCGCCACCCCAATGG ATTGTGTGTGATTGGTTTGGCTGCAACACATGTGGCTCTTAAGGAAGAAGGGGGTATCACAGCTATTGATTTCAATGTTGGAAAATCGGATCGCAGTGGGCTTAAGGTTACTGGAAAACGCAAGAAG AATGCCCAGCACTTGGAGTCCAACTCAGCTTTGTGTAAAGTTTGCACCAAGGATGCAACCTATATTGTGAG GTGTTGTGTAAAAGGCTCTCTTTTGGAAGTGAATGATAGATTAATCAAGCAGCCAGAATTGCTTAATACAGCG GCAGATAGAGAAGGATATATTGCCATTATCATGCCAAAACCAGCAGATTGGCTCAAAGTAAAGGATTCATTGTTGGGTCTTGAAGAGTACAAAAAGCTGAGAGAAGTTCTTTGA
- the LOC133728201 gene encoding EP1-like glycoprotein 2, whose translation MATLVSHAPFLLVLFLLGSFYAIPSQAQVPANQTFIFVNQGELGDRIVEFEASYRVIQTKAHTFYTHPFRLCFYNTTPDSYIFAIRAGVPNDEDLMRWVWDANRNHPVHEKATLSLGRDGNLILAEADGTVAWQTNTANKGVTGIKLLPDGNLVLHDKNGRFIWQSFDYPHDTLLLGQSVKNITGHNKLISRKSDTDGSDGPYSLILDRSGFTMYLNNSGQLLTYGGWTDSNFGSTVTFDYQTTNGFDDVIAYELVLNVNQDTDAPPQNRRRLLQTRPIGNAQQINLNQLNYNAKYSFLRLGSDGSLKAYTYYNEVSNQKWDESFSFFSSYFVRECALPSKCGSYGYCRNGMCVACPSPKGLLGWSKACAPPKLAACKSGAKVDYYKIVAVEHFLSPYLDGGDGPMKVEECRAKCDNDCKCLGFFYREASSKCLLAPVLGTLIKEVNTSVGYIKY comes from the coding sequence ATGGCCACTCTAGTTTCTCATGCACCTTTTCTCCTAGTTCTCTTCCTTCTCGGCAGCTTCTATGCCATTCCCTCTCAAGCTCAAGTCCCTGCAAACCAAACATTCATATTTGTCAACCAAGGTGAACTGGGAGACCGAATAGTCGAATTCGAAGCTAGCTACCGCGTGATCCAAACTAAAGCTCACACCTTTTACACACACCCTTTCAGACTATGCTTCTACAATACCACCCCGGATTCTTACATATTTGCCATAAGAGCCGGTGTTCCCAATGATGAGGACCTCATGAGGTGGGTCTGGGACGCAAACCGAAACCACCCGGTGCACGAGAAAGCCACCCTCTCTCTCGGACGGGATGGGAACTTGATCCTCGCCGAGGCAGACGGGACTGTTGCTTGGCAAACAAACACGGCCAACAAAGGTGTCACAGGAATAAAGTTGCTTCCAGATGGTAACTTGGTTCTTCATGACAAGAATGGAAGATTCATATGGCAAAGCTTTGACTACCCCCATGATACTCTTCTATTGGGGCAGTCGGTCAAAAACATTACTGGTCATAACAAGCTTATTAGTCGTAAATCTGACACAGATGGCTCTGATGGGCCATACAGTCTTATTCTCGATCGAAGTGGTTTCACTATGTACTTGAACAACTCCGGTCAGCTTCTTACATATGGTGGCTGGACAGACAGTAACTTTGGAAGCACTGTGACATTTGACTATCAAACTACGAATGGCTTTGATGACGTCATAGCTTATGAGCTTGTTCTCAATGTGAACCAAGACACTGATGCTCCACCTCAGAACCGTCGGCGCCTCCTACAAACCCGGCCCATTGGCAATGCACAGCAAATCAACCTCAACCAGCTCAACTACAACGCTAAGTACTCATTCTTAAGACTTGGATCAGATGGCAGTCTCAAGGCCTATACTTATTACAACGAAGTCAGCAACCAAAAATGGGATGAGAGTTTCTCATTCTTTTCGAGTTATTTCGTCAGGGAATGCGCATTGCCATCAAAATGTGGGTCTTATGGGTACTGTCGCAATGGCATGTGTGTGGCGTGCCCAAGTCCAAAAGGGCTTCTGGGTTGGAGCAAGGCATGCGCGCCGCCAAAGTTGGCAGCATGTAAGAGCGGAGCTAAGGTGGACTACTACAAGATTGTGGCGGTTGAGCACTTTTTGAGTCCCTATTTGGACGGTGGAGATGGACCGATGAAGGTTGAAGAGTGTAGGGCCAAGTGTGATAATGACTGTAAGTGTTTAGGTTTTTTTTACAGGGAAGCCAGCTCAAAGTGTCTGCTAGCACCAGTACTTGGGACTCTCATAAAGGAGGTGAATACATCAGTGGGTTACATCAAGTATTGA
- the LOC133728202 gene encoding epidermis-specific secreted glycoprotein EP1-like translates to MSSSSFTMSVLLSLSLFSLFAFIAQAQVPANQTFKFVNDQEFGPYIVEYDGSYRMLSIFAAPFQLAFYNTTPNAFTLALRMGLTRSESLFRWVWEANRGNPVGENATLTFGTDGNLVLAHADGRVAWQTNTANKGVVGLKLLPTGNLVLYNSKGSFVWQSFDYPTDTLLVGQSLRAGGVNKLVSRLSEAENKDGPYSLVREPKGLALYYKSANSPKPLLYFSFSERINIQKGTLDHVTVNVSPDTDEGFAYNINLDYQVGNTTTSGGIILARPKYNSTLTFLRLGIDGNVKLYTYNDKVDWGAWEVTFSLFDRDNWIWETECQLPERCGSFGVCEDSQCVACPSSSGVLLGWSKTCAAEKLTSCDAKSFHYYKIEGVDHFLSKFTSGSATTEVACGKKCTSDCKCLGYFYNRDSSRCWIAYDLKTLTKVANSTHVGYIKVSNH, encoded by the coding sequence atgtcttcttcttcctttaccATGTCAGTATTGCTCTCCCTGTCTCTTTTCTCACTCTTTGCATTCATTGCTCAGGCTCAAGTTCCGGCAAACCAAACTTTCAAGTTTGTCAACGACCAAGAGTTTGGCCCTTACATAGTAGAATACGACGGAAGCTACCGTATGCTTAGCATCTTTGCCGCTCCTTTCCAACTTGCCTTCTACAACACAACCCCGAATGCCTTCACGTTGGCTCTCCGGATGGGCCTGACCCGCTCGGAGTCCCTCTTCCGTTGGGTTTGGGAGGCCAACCGAGGAAACCCCGTTGGCGAAAATGCCACCCTCACTTTTGGGACTGACGGAAACCTGGTCTTGGCCCACGCCGACGGCCGCGTGGCATGGCAAACCAACACGGCCAATAAGGGTGTCGTGGGCCTCAAGTTGCTTCCAACCGGAAACTTGGTGCTCTACAACTCGAAGGGCAGTTTCGTTTGGCAAAGCTTCGACTACCCGACGGATACTTTGTTGGTTGGCCAGTCGCTTAGGGCAGGGGGAGTGAACAAGCTCGTGAGCCGGCTATCTGAGGCAGAAAACAAAGACGGGCCATACAGCTTGGTGAGGGAGCCTAAAGGATTGGCTTTGTACTACAAAAGCGCCAATTCCCCAAAGCCTTTGCTCTACTTCTCATTCTCTGAAAGGATTAACATTCAGAAGGGCACTTTGGACCATGTGACAGTAAATGTGTCTCCGGATACGGATGAGGGTTTTGCCTATAACATAAACCTAGATTATCAAGTGGGTAACACTACTACCTCGGGTGGAATCATTCTAGCAAGACCCAAGTACAACAGCACGCTGACATTCCTCAGGCTCGGCATCGATGGAAATGTTAAGCTTTACACTTACAACGACAAGGTCGATTGGGGTGCTTGGGAGGTGACCTTTAGTCTTTTCGACAGAGATAATTGGATTTGGGAAACCGAGTGCCAATTGCCCGAGCGATGCGGAAGCTTTGGGGTTTGCGAGGACAGCCAGTGTGTTGCTTGCCCATCTTCTAGTGGAGTCTTGTTGGGTTGGAGCAAGACTTGTGCGGCCGAGAAGCTAACTTCTTGTGATGCAAAGAGCTTCCACTACTACAAAATCGAAGGGGTTGATCATTTCTTGAGCAAGTTCACTAGTGGATCGGCTACAACGGAGGTCGCTTGTGGTAAAAAGTGCACTTCCGACTGCAAGTGTCTGGGGTACTTTTACAACAGGGATTCGTCAAGGTGTTGGATAGCTTATGATTTGAAGACCTTGACCAAAGTTGCCAACTCCACTCATGTGGGTTACATCAAGGTATCTAATCACTAG
- the LOC133728203 gene encoding epidermis-specific secreted glycoprotein EP1-like produces the protein MSLFFLFLFSLFASIAQAQIPANETFKLVNAGEFWPYIVEYDASYRMLDLFASPFQFAFYNTTPNAFTLALRMGLRKSESNFHWVWEANRGNPVGENATFTLGTNGNLVLADGDGRVAWQTNTVNKGVVGFKLLPTGNMVLYNSKGKFVWQSFDSPTDTLVVGQSLRAGAVSKLVSRASETENKDGPYSLVMEPKGLALYYNSKNSPKQLLYYRSSKWIAVPKGSLHQVTLNASPVEGGHAYDLTLEYQVGNSTSGGNLILARPKYNSTSTCLRLGIDGNLKLYTYYDKLRYGAWETTFTLFDKGSGISENGCQLPERCGNFGLCENNQCVGCPLSKGILGWSETCEPEKLTSCGAKSFHYYKIEGVDHFLSKYTSGEAVKELDCSNKCALDCKCLGFFYNRDESRCWIAYELKTLTKVDKPSHVGYIKAPNH, from the coding sequence ATGTCATTGTTCTTCCTATTCCTTTTTTCACTCTTTGCTTCCATTGCTCAAGCTCAAATTCCCGCAAATGAAACTTTCAAACTTGTCAACGCAGGAGAATTTTGGccttatattgttgaatacgatgCATCCTATCGTATGCTCGATCTCTTTGCCTCTCCCTTCCAATTTGCTTTCTACAACACCACTCCCAACGCCTTCACTCTTGCTCTGCGCATGGGTTTGAGGAAATCTGAATCAAACTTTCATTGGGTTTGGGAGGCCAACCGGGGAAACCCAGTTGGCGAAAATGCCACCTTCACGCTTGGAACCAATGGAAACCTTGTCTTGGCCGATGGTGATGGTCGAGTGGCATGGCAAACCAACACTGTTAACAAAGGGGTGGTAGGCTTCAAGTTGCTTCCAACTGGAAACATGGTTCTTTATAACTCAAAAGGCAAGTTCGTTTGGCAAAGCTTTGACTCCCCTACAGACACTCTTGTAGTAGGTCAATCACTACGTGCAGGAGCAGTAAGCAAACTCGTGAGTCGAGCCTCGGAGACTGAAAACAAAGATGGGCCTTATAGCTTGGTGATGGAGCCAAAAGGATTGGCTTTGTACTACAACAGCAAGAACTCTCCAAAGCAATTACTCTACTACAGATCCTCCAAATGGATTGCTGTTCCGAAGGGCTCATTACACCAGGTAACATTGAACGCTTCCCCGGTAGAAGGGGGTCATGCTTATGACCTTACCTTGGAGTACCAAGTGGGCAACTCTACCTCCGGTGGAAATCTCATTCTAGCTCGACCGAAATACAATAGCACATCGACATGCCTTAGGCTCGGAATTGATGGAAATCTCAAGCTTTACACTTACTATGACAAGTTGCGTTATGGTGCATGGGAGACGACCTTCACTCTCTTTGATAAAGGTTCAGGAATATCTGAAAATGGGTGCCAATTGCCAGAGCGATGTGGGAACTTCGGCCTCTGTGAGAATAACCAATGTGTTGGTTGCCCATTGTCTAAGGGAATTTTGGGTTGGAGTGAGACCTGTGAGCCTGAGAAGCTTACTTCTTGTGGGGCAAAGAGTTTCCACTACTACAAAATTGAAGGGGTTGATCACTTCTTGAGCAAGTACACTAGTGGAGAAGCTGTGAAGGAGCTTGATTGTTCCAACAAGTGTGCTTTGGATTGCAAGTGTTTGGGTTTCTTTTACAACAGGGATGAATCAAGGTGTTGGATTGCTTATGAGTTGAAGACTTTGACCAAAGTTGACAAACCCAGTCATGTTGGTTACATTAAGGCACCCAATCACTAA